A part of Bacillus rossius redtenbacheri isolate Brsri chromosome 1, Brsri_v3, whole genome shotgun sequence genomic DNA contains:
- the LOC134546299 gene encoding EH domain-binding protein 1-like, whose protein sequence is MTSVWKRLQRVNKHAAKFQFTVSYHQVTLETTSKWKPNKLSLAWTRRSRRVVTQALPWEPTMKDPLKGVVVWAVPENKEVCVTLFKDPRTQEMEDKDWTFVIEDVSPTGKRRQLASANINMKKYASIESSQTYLTLPFKPLTKKIVSAAMECTLSCVFLREGKATDEDMQSMASLMSVNTSDIAPLDDFDDDEDQEESQSSQQVLDLTSQIYMFTSSRSGSDIASTPISVASLSLYQKDEATPVASENRIIVSFDGADSNDPTDSREPSLASPTSDVSTPSAEGNCPRTQESAQDEYRYFGIHSLYWLFSEICFLCHKKNYINTYTVKPRSCGPQFVRTPRSYVQIFEGKKKVKLYKKL, encoded by the exons ATGACATCAGTATGGAAAAGACTGCAACGGGTTAACAAACATGCAGCAAAATTTCAATTTACAGTTTCTTACCATCAGGTGACTTTAGAAACCACATCTAAATG GAAGCCCAACAAGCTGAGCCTGGCGTGGACGAGACGCAGCCGCCGGGTGGTGACGCAGGCCCTGCCCTGGGAGCCCACGATGAAGGACCCCCTGAAGGGCGTGGTGGTGTGGGCCGTGCCCGAGAACAAGGAGGTGTGCGTCACGCTCTTCAAAGACCCCAGGACGCAGGAGATGGAAGACAAGGACTGGACCTTCGTCATTGAGGAT GTTTCACCTACTGGCAAACGGAGACAGTTGGCATCTGCAAACATCAACATGAAGAAATACGCTAGCATTGAGTCTTCACAGACATATTTAACACTTCCATTTAAAccgctaacaaaaaaaattgttagtgctGCAATGGAGTGCACTTTGTCATGTGTGTTCTTACGCGAGGGTAAAGCAAC GGATGAAGATATGCAGAGCATGGCTAGTCTCATGAGTGTCAACACCAGTGACATTGCACCTTTAGATGACTTTGATGACGACGAGGATCAGGAAG AAAGTCAGAGTTCTCAACAAGTACTTGATCTTACATCACAGATATACATGTTTACAAGCAGCCGTAGCGGATCTGATATTGCAAGCACTCCAATTAgtg TCGCCAGCTTGTCATTATACCAGAAGGACGAGGCGACACCCGTGGCAAGCGAGAACCGGATCATTGTCTCATTCGACGGTGCCGACAGCAATGACCCTACGGACTCGAGGGAGCCTTCCCTTGCCAGCCCGACGAGCGACGTGAGCACTCCCAGCGCGGAAGGGAACTGCCCCAGGACTCAGGAGAGCGCACAGGACGAGTACCGGTACTTCGGAATACATAGTTTATACTGGTTGTTCTCAGAGATTTGTTTCTtgtgtcacaaaaaaaattacattaacacatatacagtaaaacctcgctcaTGCGGCCCCcagttcgtacgtacacctcggtcgtacgtacagattttcgaaggaaaaaaaaaagttaaattatataaaaaattgtaa